Proteins from one Actinomycetota bacterium genomic window:
- a CDS encoding phosphoadenylyl-sulfate reductase, with product MAATATTWPHGLAPQPDAPDLARLNGLAADRLLAWAIETYGRRFAVVTSFQAEGMVVLDLARQIDPGVRVLTLDTGRLPEETHEVIEAARTGLGLEVEVITPDPADVAAMVARHGPNLFHKDPALRRLCCHVRKVAPLDRALAGVAAWATGLRRDGGPARSGIGKAELDDAHGGIVKLNPLADWTREQVWAYIRSHRLPVSSLYAQGYTSIGCAPCTRPTRPGEDERAGRWWWEADADRECGLHTRLAGAAAATPGDRFDAALGRLRADVNARTWETSNGC from the coding sequence TCGCCCGCCTGAACGGCCTGGCAGCCGACCGGCTGCTGGCCTGGGCCATCGAGACCTACGGGCGCCGCTTCGCCGTGGTCACCAGCTTCCAGGCCGAGGGCATGGTCGTGCTCGACCTGGCCCGCCAGATCGACCCCGGCGTGCGGGTCCTGACCCTGGACACCGGGCGCCTGCCCGAGGAGACCCACGAGGTCATCGAGGCGGCCCGGACCGGCCTCGGCCTGGAGGTCGAGGTGATCACTCCCGACCCGGCCGACGTCGCGGCCATGGTCGCGCGCCACGGCCCCAACCTGTTCCACAAGGACCCGGCCCTGCGCCGGCTCTGCTGCCACGTCCGCAAGGTCGCCCCCCTTGACCGGGCCCTGGCCGGGGTCGCGGCCTGGGCGACCGGCCTGCGCCGCGACGGCGGCCCGGCCCGGTCCGGGATCGGCAAGGCCGAGCTGGACGACGCCCACGGCGGCATCGTCAAGCTCAACCCGCTGGCCGACTGGACCCGCGAGCAGGTCTGGGCCTACATCCGCAGCCACCGCCTGCCGGTGAGCTCGCTCTACGCCCAGGGCTACACCTCGATCGGCTGCGCCCCCTGCACCCGCCCGACCCGTCCCGGCGAGGACGAGCGGGCCGGGCGCTGGTGGTGGGAGGCGGACGCCGACCGCGAGTGCGGCCTGCACACCCGGCTGGCCGGCGCCGCGGCGGCCACCCCCGGCGACCGCTTCGACGCCGCCCTCGGGCGGCTGCGCGCCGACGTCAACGCCCGCACCTGGGAGACCTCCAATGGCTGCTGA